One stretch of Shewanella sp. Arc9-LZ DNA includes these proteins:
- a CDS encoding septation protein A, translated as MKQLLDFLPLVIFFAVYKFYDIYAATGVLIAATAIQLVITYLIYKHIEKMHLATFAMVTVFGSLTLFFHDDAFIKWKVSIVYALFAIGLIASQIMGKSALKSMLGKEMKVDDRIWTQVTWYWVGFFVLCSFANIYIAFNLPLETWVNFKVFGLTALTLINTVITVVYLYKNMQDDNSQPTDNQ; from the coding sequence ATGAAACAACTGTTAGACTTTTTACCACTGGTCATTTTTTTTGCCGTTTACAAATTCTATGATATCTACGCCGCAACAGGAGTATTGATTGCTGCCACGGCTATTCAACTCGTCATTACGTATCTGATTTATAAACATATTGAAAAAATGCATTTAGCCACCTTCGCCATGGTGACTGTATTTGGTTCACTCACCCTATTTTTCCACGATGATGCTTTTATCAAATGGAAAGTCAGTATTGTTTATGCCTTGTTTGCTATAGGGTTAATTGCCTCACAAATCATGGGGAAATCAGCGCTTAAGAGCATGTTAGGCAAAGAAATGAAAGTAGACGATAGAATATGGACTCAAGTCACATGGTATTGGGTTGGATTTTTTGTATTATGTAGTTTCGCCAATATTTATATTGCGTTTAATTTACCTTTAGAAACCTGGGTTAACTTCAAAGTATTTGGCTTAACCGCCCTTACCTTAATTAACACAGTGATAACGGTAGTGTATCTGTATAAAAATATGCAAGATGACAACTCGCAACCTACTGATAACCAATAA
- the trpB gene encoding tryptophan synthase subunit beta, with translation MTELKLNPYFGEYGGMYVPQILVPALKQLETAFVEAQQDESFIAEFTDLLKNYAGRPTALTLTRNLSPNPLVKIYLKREDLLHGGAHKTNQVLGQALLARRMGKKEIIAETGAGQHGVATALACALLGLKCRVYMGAKDIERQSPNVFRMKLMGAEVIPVTSGSSTLKDACNEAMRDWSGSYDKAHYLLGTAAGPHPFPTIVREFQRIIGEETKKQILEKEGRLPDAVIACVGGGSNAIGMFADFIDEASVELIGVEPAGKGLDTAMHGAPLKHGKTGIFFGMKSPLMQNSDGQIEESYSVSAGLDFPSVGPQHAHLNAIGRARYESATDDEALEMFQTLARCEGIIPALESAHALAYAVRMAKEATKETILVVNLSGRGDKDIFTVADILEAKQKQQESGNE, from the coding sequence ATGACCGAGCTCAAGCTTAACCCTTATTTCGGCGAATACGGTGGGATGTACGTACCGCAGATTTTAGTGCCTGCATTAAAACAACTCGAAACGGCCTTTGTTGAAGCACAACAAGATGAAAGCTTTATCGCTGAATTTACCGACCTGCTAAAGAACTATGCTGGCCGCCCAACAGCGCTAACACTGACTCGTAATTTAAGTCCAAATCCGTTGGTAAAAATTTACCTAAAACGTGAAGACTTACTTCATGGCGGCGCCCATAAAACCAACCAGGTATTGGGACAAGCGTTGTTAGCCAGACGCATGGGTAAAAAAGAAATCATCGCTGAAACCGGTGCTGGTCAACACGGCGTAGCCACTGCTCTAGCCTGTGCGCTTTTAGGCTTAAAATGTAGAGTCTACATGGGCGCTAAAGACATTGAACGTCAATCGCCAAATGTGTTCCGCATGAAATTAATGGGCGCTGAAGTTATACCGGTTACCTCAGGTTCATCAACCCTAAAAGATGCGTGTAACGAAGCCATGCGCGACTGGTCGGGCAGCTATGATAAAGCGCATTACTTATTAGGCACCGCTGCTGGACCGCACCCATTTCCGACAATTGTGCGCGAGTTTCAGCGCATTATTGGTGAAGAAACTAAAAAACAAATTCTTGAAAAAGAAGGCCGTTTACCCGACGCCGTTATTGCCTGTGTTGGCGGAGGCTCAAATGCTATTGGTATGTTTGCTGACTTTATTGACGAAGCATCGGTTGAGTTGATTGGCGTTGAACCTGCAGGTAAAGGCCTTGATACGGCAATGCACGGCGCGCCGCTTAAACACGGTAAAACAGGTATATTCTTTGGCATGAAATCACCGTTAATGCAAAACAGTGACGGACAAATTGAAGAATCGTATTCAGTTTCTGCCGGACTTGATTTTCCATCGGTAGGCCCACAACATGCACATTTAAACGCTATTGGTCGTGCTCGTTATGAGTCGGCAACCGATGATGAAGCACTTGAAATGTTCCAAACACTCGCTCGTTGTGAAGGCATTATTCCTGCATTAGAATCAGCCCACGCACTTGCTTACGCCGTTCGCATGGCAAAGGAAGCCACTAAAGAAACCATTTTAGTGGTTAATTTATCCGGTCGTGGTGACAAAGATATTTTCACAGTGGCAGATATTTTAGAGGCCAAACAAAAACAACAGGAGAGCGGCAATGAGTAA
- a CDS encoding YciI family protein → MWYMISSQDIENSLEKRLSVRAEHLARLQVLADEGRLLTAGPHPAIDNENPGEAGFTGSLVVADFPSLEDAQAWADVDPYIGAGVYKSVIVKPFKRVLP, encoded by the coding sequence ATGTGGTATATGATTTCATCTCAAGATATTGAAAACAGTTTAGAAAAACGTTTATCTGTTCGTGCTGAACATTTAGCCCGTTTACAAGTTTTAGCCGATGAAGGCCGTTTATTAACCGCTGGACCACATCCTGCTATTGATAATGAAAATCCTGGTGAAGCGGGTTTCACAGGGTCATTAGTGGTTGCTGATTTCCCTTCATTAGAAGATGCACAAGCTTGGGCAGATGTGGATCCTTATATTGGTGCTGGCGTGTACAAAAGCGTTATCGTTAAGCCATTTAAACGAGTGCTTCCTTAA
- a CDS encoding EAL domain-containing protein has translation MLFFNRLQTRIFAFFVLLIIAVLSLSFWLTYQSNQRLEQQYVANQLEVASLVFESQYDNRNYYLAAFAATAAKDFGLKDIFIDGDNRSFLVALNNHRSRINASLAMAVSAEGKVIGQLVASQGELGREAVALGSEQNEVFRYKLGSEFETLSPFYLLDNKLYQIKFSPLTSGGNSVIGWVGFGFLIDDTLANSLQKLTGLNSGFMLTTESKVTEIGHSGLSLPEDESSLLSRYIIEEKTNHDYILWKQSLGEVDGQSLHAYMYKSRSDLLASIESQWLQQVAVLVMMLPVSLLLAFWISGSITRPITQLIAQARFIAQGNYDSNVSVDSSIELQQLANEFTSMQQAILQREKAIAHQAYHDPLTNLGNRNELQRMIEPWLVSGSTMGLCLINIRRMTEINVTLGHAVGDEVIKEVAKRLCEVNPDALAYRLSGDEFVLAFKHCEHQSFDVLLKKLQDQIGQDYHYQDVMLHLQFTAGVSFYQPNVDIVTLLRQADTALQHAKINKRDYQIYDANIDKNSIERFQLINELKVAIEQNQLVLYYQPKLNLAKQKITHVEALVRWDHPARGIIPPDTFIPIAEKTMQMDALTRWVITEAIAQYHRWQLLGIDMCIAVNISAENLKDEQFCHWVINALAEHNVPVTAMTLEITEDAVVSDPELAIKQLTLLRQNGLTLSIDDYGTGYSSLAQLKQLPVDELKIDKSFVQKLLENEADQIIVQSTLQLAHNLGLKVVAEGIEDKATLEWLTNLNCEMGQGFYLSRPLPEQQFNDWLGQSDYL, from the coding sequence TTGCTATTTTTTAATCGGTTGCAAACTCGGATTTTTGCTTTTTTTGTATTGCTAATCATTGCCGTACTGAGTTTGTCTTTTTGGTTAACGTATCAATCTAATCAAAGGTTAGAGCAACAGTATGTGGCCAATCAACTTGAAGTAGCGAGTTTAGTTTTCGAGTCGCAATATGATAACCGAAATTATTATTTGGCTGCATTTGCCGCGACGGCCGCAAAGGATTTTGGTTTAAAAGATATCTTTATTGATGGCGATAATCGTAGTTTTCTAGTGGCGTTAAATAATCATCGCAGTCGGATTAATGCATCTTTAGCAATGGCGGTGTCTGCTGAAGGTAAAGTTATTGGCCAGCTGGTGGCTTCACAAGGTGAATTAGGTCGTGAAGCCGTTGCTCTGGGCTCGGAGCAGAACGAGGTGTTTCGATACAAGTTAGGTTCTGAATTTGAAACACTAAGTCCATTCTATTTATTAGATAATAAACTGTATCAAATTAAGTTTTCACCACTCACTAGTGGCGGTAATAGCGTTATCGGTTGGGTGGGTTTTGGGTTTCTTATTGATGATACCTTAGCTAATTCGTTGCAGAAGCTCACCGGCTTAAACAGCGGTTTTATGTTAACAACTGAAAGTAAAGTCACTGAAATTGGTCATTCAGGTCTGTCGTTGCCTGAAGATGAAAGCTCATTATTATCGCGTTATATCATTGAAGAGAAAACCAACCACGATTATATTCTCTGGAAGCAATCTTTAGGTGAAGTCGATGGTCAGTCTTTACATGCCTATATGTATAAATCCCGCTCTGATTTATTGGCATCAATAGAGTCTCAGTGGTTACAACAAGTTGCGGTGTTAGTCATGATGTTACCGGTGTCCTTACTGTTGGCGTTTTGGATATCGGGCAGTATCACTCGACCTATTACACAGTTAATTGCCCAGGCACGTTTTATCGCACAAGGTAATTATGATTCTAATGTGAGTGTCGATTCCAGTATTGAGCTACAGCAATTAGCCAATGAATTTACCTCGATGCAGCAAGCTATTCTACAACGAGAAAAAGCCATTGCTCATCAAGCCTATCATGACCCATTAACCAATTTAGGCAATCGTAATGAATTACAGCGCATGATTGAACCTTGGTTAGTATCGGGGTCAACCATGGGGCTGTGTTTAATTAATATTCGCCGTATGACTGAAATTAATGTCACCTTAGGTCACGCTGTAGGTGATGAAGTAATTAAAGAAGTGGCTAAACGTTTATGTGAGGTTAATCCCGATGCCTTAGCTTATCGATTGTCGGGTGATGAGTTCGTTTTAGCATTTAAGCATTGTGAACATCAATCGTTTGATGTGCTTCTCAAAAAGCTTCAAGATCAGATTGGCCAAGATTATCACTATCAAGATGTAATGTTACATTTGCAGTTTACTGCTGGTGTCAGTTTTTATCAGCCAAACGTAGATATTGTTACCCTGCTAAGACAAGCTGACACGGCTTTGCAGCACGCTAAAATAAATAAGCGTGATTATCAAATCTACGATGCCAATATCGATAAAAATAGCATTGAACGTTTTCAACTCATTAACGAGCTTAAAGTGGCGATTGAGCAAAATCAGTTAGTGCTTTACTACCAACCAAAATTAAACTTAGCCAAACAAAAAATTACCCATGTTGAAGCGTTAGTTCGCTGGGATCATCCCGCTAGAGGCATTATTCCACCGGATACGTTTATTCCTATCGCTGAAAAAACCATGCAAATGGATGCATTGACCCGCTGGGTGATTACCGAAGCGATAGCTCAATATCATCGTTGGCAATTACTGGGCATTGATATGTGTATAGCAGTAAATATTTCGGCTGAAAATTTAAAAGACGAGCAATTTTGCCACTGGGTCATTAATGCCCTCGCTGAGCATAATGTACCTGTTACCGCGATGACGTTAGAAATAACTGAAGATGCGGTGGTATCTGATCCCGAGCTGGCAATAAAACAGCTCACGTTATTGCGTCAAAATGGACTCACGTTATCAATAGATGACTATGGCACTGGCTATTCTTCATTGGCACAATTGAAACAGCTGCCGGTCGATGAACTTAAAATTGATAAGTCGTTTGTGCAAAAGTTACTTGAAAATGAAGCAGACCAAATCATTGTGCAATCGACGTTACAATTAGCTCATAATTTAGGCCTTAAAGTGGTTGCCGAAGGCATTGAAGACAAGGCTACTTTAGAATGGTTAACCAATCTAAACTGCGAAATGGGCCAAGGCTTTTATTTGTCGCGACCATTGCCTGAACAACAGTTTAATGACTGGTTAGGGCAATCTGATTACCTGTAG
- the trpCF gene encoding bifunctional indole-3-glycerol-phosphate synthase TrpC/phosphoribosylanthranilate isomerase TrpF — protein MSKPESNVLTRIVDTKVAHIAALKLRFPEASLQPKISDRSLYEALKAPNAQFIFECKKASPSKGLIRPVFDVEAIADIYVNYAAGISVLTDEQFFQGDMDYIPKVRARVTQPIICKDFFVDPYQVKLAAHQGADAILLMLSVLDDEQYRLLANEAAKYQLDTLTEVSNQEELIRAIDLLAPIIGINNRNLRDLSTNLATTELLAPQIPADRVVISESGIYNHQQVCRLNPLVDGYLVGSSIMAQDDIDLACRQLIFGNNKVCGLTRIDDIEAVATAGAVFGGLIFHPKSPRAVTPAQASELVAQMQQRNIGLNMVGVFVNHPVADIASLAQTLNLFAVQLHGNETELEITELKALLNQQQLKTEIWKAVAIDSNSGEVSQQPAGADRYLYDSKSAQQFGGTGKTFNWQANINDKQDAMLAGGLTPDNVYLASQQGFYGVDLNSGVESTPGHKDHQKLIAAFTQLRRN, from the coding sequence ATGAGTAAGCCAGAAAGTAATGTATTAACCCGTATCGTTGATACTAAAGTGGCACATATCGCCGCGCTAAAACTGCGTTTCCCTGAGGCCAGTCTACAGCCTAAAATATCTGACCGTAGCTTATACGAAGCCCTGAAAGCACCTAATGCTCAGTTTATTTTTGAATGTAAAAAGGCCAGTCCTTCTAAAGGGCTTATTCGCCCTGTATTTGATGTTGAAGCCATCGCAGATATTTATGTCAATTACGCTGCAGGCATCTCTGTACTCACCGATGAACAATTTTTCCAAGGTGACATGGACTACATACCAAAAGTCCGCGCCAGAGTGACTCAGCCCATTATCTGTAAAGACTTTTTTGTCGACCCGTATCAAGTGAAATTGGCGGCCCATCAAGGTGCTGATGCTATTTTACTCATGTTGTCAGTGCTTGATGATGAGCAATATCGTTTATTAGCCAACGAAGCGGCTAAGTATCAATTAGATACCTTAACCGAAGTGAGTAACCAAGAAGAATTGATCCGAGCGATTGATCTCCTTGCCCCAATTATTGGTATTAACAATCGTAATTTACGCGACTTAAGTACTAATTTGGCGACAACTGAGTTATTAGCGCCACAGATCCCAGCAGACAGAGTCGTTATTAGCGAATCAGGTATTTATAACCATCAACAAGTTTGCCGCCTAAATCCATTGGTTGACGGTTATCTTGTTGGCAGTTCAATTATGGCGCAAGACGATATTGATTTAGCGTGCAGACAACTTATTTTTGGAAACAATAAAGTCTGTGGTTTGACTCGAATTGACGATATTGAGGCGGTGGCAACTGCTGGGGCGGTATTTGGTGGGTTAATTTTTCATCCCAAATCACCTAGAGCCGTAACACCAGCACAAGCAAGTGAATTAGTCGCCCAAATGCAGCAACGTAATATTGGCTTAAATATGGTGGGTGTGTTTGTTAATCACCCCGTTGCAGATATCGCTTCATTGGCCCAAACACTGAATCTTTTTGCAGTGCAATTACACGGCAATGAAACTGAACTTGAAATCACCGAATTAAAAGCGTTATTGAATCAACAGCAGCTAAAAACCGAGATTTGGAAAGCCGTTGCAATTGACAGCAACAGCGGCGAAGTGAGTCAACAACCTGCTGGCGCCGATCGTTATTTATACGACAGCAAATCAGCACAACAATTTGGCGGCACCGGAAAAACATTCAACTGGCAAGCCAATATTAATGATAAACAAGATGCGATGTTGGCCGGTGGATTAACCCCTGACAACGTTTATCTAGCAAGCCAACAAGGATTTTATGGGGTCGACTTAAATTCAGGAGTAGAATCTACCCCTGGCCATAAAGACCATCAAAAACTGATTGCTGCATTTACTCAATTACGCCGTAATTAA
- a CDS encoding ABC transporter substrate-binding protein, whose product MKSSLIGILTIAILSVICSFKTVATSEQPKIIVTYNAAIQGTDPKQAYFVSLLELALEKSRDKYGDFQMNAAMIQMPQGRALKMVADNTIIDVVWTMTSIEREDQLQAIYVPLLKGLMGYRIGLIRKNDQAKFDNINAIEDIKKTLIGQGADWPDVPILHSNGFTVTSGSDSRLIAMLLKGRFDYYPRSIHEPWRDLDRYPDLALEQKILLKYPAPIYFFVSKDNTSLAQRIEYGLRKAIDDGSFDDLFYNHPITQGMLSKSELDNRTEFVLHNPFLSKKSADLLSETQLWLTLKQQ is encoded by the coding sequence ATGAAAAGTTCGTTAATAGGGATTTTAACGATTGCCATTCTATCTGTTATCTGCAGTTTTAAAACTGTGGCGACGTCTGAACAACCTAAAATTATTGTCACTTATAATGCTGCAATTCAAGGCACTGATCCAAAACAGGCATATTTTGTGTCGTTACTTGAACTTGCGTTAGAGAAAAGTCGCGATAAATATGGCGACTTTCAAATGAATGCCGCCATGATCCAAATGCCGCAGGGTCGAGCACTTAAAATGGTGGCTGATAACACGATTATTGATGTTGTCTGGACCATGACCAGCATTGAACGAGAAGATCAATTACAAGCTATTTATGTGCCATTACTTAAAGGACTAATGGGTTACCGAATTGGGCTAATCCGTAAAAATGATCAAGCTAAATTTGACAACATAAACGCGATAGAAGACATCAAAAAGACCTTAATTGGCCAAGGCGCTGATTGGCCAGATGTACCTATTTTGCACAGTAATGGTTTTACCGTCACATCTGGCAGTGATAGTCGTTTAATAGCCATGTTACTGAAAGGTCGCTTTGACTACTATCCCCGCTCAATACACGAACCATGGCGAGACTTGGACCGTTATCCAGACCTAGCACTTGAACAAAAAATCTTATTAAAGTATCCCGCGCCCATTTATTTTTTTGTCAGTAAAGACAACACATCCTTAGCTCAGCGCATCGAATACGGCCTCAGAAAAGCTATCGATGACGGTAGCTTCGATGACTTATTCTATAACCACCCAATCACTCAAGGTATGCTCAGTAAATCCGAATTAGATAACCGCACCGAATTTGTGCTGCATAATCCCTTTTTATCTAAAAAAAGTGCTGATCTACTAAGTGAAACTCAGTTATGGCTCACCTTAAAACAACAATGA
- the trpA gene encoding tryptophan synthase subunit alpha — MSNRYQAKFAALKAQHQGAFVPFVTIGDPSPELSMKIIQTLVDNGADALELGFPFSDPLADGPVIQGANLRSLAAGTKQSDCFDIIAKIRAQYPELPIGLLLYANLVFANGIDSFYAKAQAAGVDSVLIADVPVEESKPFSLAAKAHGIAPIFIAPPNADADTLKLVSEQGEGYTYLLSRAGVTGTESKAGEPIENILAQLVEFNAPPPLLGFGIAEPEQVRAAIKAGAAGAISGSAVVKIIEAHQHDEVTLLAKLAEFTAAMKAAT, encoded by the coding sequence ATGAGTAACCGTTATCAAGCAAAATTTGCTGCACTGAAAGCACAACATCAAGGCGCATTTGTTCCCTTTGTGACCATTGGCGATCCAAGTCCTGAATTATCGATGAAAATCATTCAAACCTTAGTTGATAATGGCGCTGATGCACTTGAATTAGGTTTTCCTTTTTCAGATCCATTAGCCGATGGTCCGGTGATACAAGGTGCTAACCTGCGCTCATTAGCGGCAGGTACTAAACAAAGTGATTGCTTTGACATTATCGCTAAAATACGTGCGCAATATCCTGAGCTGCCTATCGGATTATTGCTATATGCCAACTTAGTATTTGCTAATGGTATCGATTCATTTTATGCCAAAGCACAAGCTGCTGGTGTTGATTCTGTATTGATTGCCGATGTGCCTGTAGAAGAATCAAAACCCTTTAGTTTGGCTGCAAAAGCACATGGTATCGCGCCTATCTTTATTGCACCGCCTAATGCTGATGCTGACACCTTAAAACTGGTTAGTGAACAAGGTGAAGGTTATACCTACCTATTATCTCGTGCCGGCGTAACGGGCACAGAATCCAAAGCGGGTGAGCCAATTGAGAATATTCTGGCGCAACTGGTCGAATTTAATGCCCCACCGCCACTATTAGGTTTTGGTATTGCTGAACCGGAGCAAGTACGCGCCGCCATCAAGGCTGGAGCAGCGGGTGCTATTTCAGGTTCTGCCGTGGTTAAAATCATTGAAGCGCATCAACATGATGAAGTGACATTATTGGCCAAACTCGCCGAATTTACCGCAGCAATGAAAGCGGCTACATAA
- a CDS encoding aminodeoxychorismate/anthranilate synthase component II, producing the protein MKIYLLDNFDSFTYNLVDQFRSLGCEVVIYRNDVSADYVAEKLMNETGKKALVLSPGPGAPHEAGCMMELIGKVAGKVPMLGICLGHQAMVEYYGGKVERAPFVVHGKASPTFHNGQGVFANLPSPLPVARYHSLVATKVPDCLDVIATTDDMPMAILHPQHQAMGFQFHPESILTTLGSQLLTQTLAYLTQDHAFTGGE; encoded by the coding sequence ATGAAAATATATTTACTCGATAACTTCGATTCGTTTACTTACAATCTAGTCGATCAATTCCGCAGCCTTGGCTGTGAAGTTGTCATTTATCGTAATGATGTCAGTGCCGATTATGTTGCTGAAAAACTCATGAATGAAACGGGTAAAAAGGCATTAGTGCTATCACCCGGACCTGGAGCTCCTCACGAGGCTGGCTGCATGATGGAACTCATTGGCAAAGTGGCTGGTAAAGTCCCGATGCTTGGCATTTGTTTAGGTCATCAAGCCATGGTTGAATATTATGGCGGCAAAGTAGAGCGAGCGCCGTTTGTTGTCCACGGTAAAGCCAGCCCGACCTTCCATAATGGTCAAGGCGTATTTGCAAACTTACCCTCACCATTACCGGTGGCCCGTTATCACAGCTTAGTTGCGACTAAGGTACCTGACTGCTTAGACGTTATTGCCACCACAGATGACATGCCAATGGCAATATTACATCCACAACATCAAGCTATGGGCTTTCAATTTCATCCAGAATCAATTTTAACCACCCTAGGCAGCCAGTTACTCACGCAGACATTAGCGTATTTAACCCAAGACCATGCCTTTACTGGAGGAGAATAA
- the xthA gene encoding exodeoxyribonuclease III: MKIVSFNINGIRARLHQLQALIDSHSPDIIGLQETKVHDEAFPVADVEAMGYKVHYHGGKAHYGVAMLSKAEPLEIIKGYETDDEDAQRRLIIGQFTQDNGRILTVFNGYFPQGESIHHETKYPAKRKFYQDLMLHLDKHHNPSEDIAIIGDINISPTDLDIGIGEVNAKRWLKTGKCSFQPEEREWLARLQQWGFIDSFRQLHPTRTERYSWFDYRSKGFDDNRGLRIDVILVTESMLPRLVESDVDYELRGIDKPSDHAPIWSTFS, from the coding sequence ATGAAAATAGTTTCTTTTAATATCAATGGTATTCGTGCTCGTTTGCATCAACTGCAAGCTCTCATCGACAGTCATTCACCCGATATAATTGGCTTACAAGAAACCAAAGTACATGACGAAGCTTTTCCTGTTGCTGACGTTGAGGCTATGGGGTACAAAGTCCATTATCATGGTGGCAAAGCACATTACGGTGTCGCTATGCTGTCAAAAGCAGAACCTCTTGAAATCATTAAAGGGTATGAAACCGATGATGAAGACGCGCAACGCCGTCTTATTATTGGTCAGTTCACACAAGATAATGGCCGTATATTAACCGTTTTTAATGGTTACTTCCCACAAGGTGAAAGTATCCATCACGAAACGAAATATCCAGCTAAGCGCAAGTTTTATCAAGACTTAATGCTGCATTTAGATAAACATCACAATCCAAGTGAAGACATCGCGATTATTGGCGACATTAATATTTCGCCAACCGATTTAGACATCGGTATTGGTGAGGTTAACGCCAAACGTTGGTTAAAAACCGGTAAATGTAGTTTCCAACCAGAAGAACGTGAATGGTTAGCACGTTTACAGCAATGGGGCTTTATCGACAGTTTCCGTCAATTACACCCTACTCGCACTGAACGTTATTCATGGTTTGATTATCGTAGTAAAGGTTTTGATGATAACCGTGGACTTCGAATTGACGTCATTCTGGTCACAGAGTCAATGTTGCCACGTTTAGTTGAGTCAGATGTAGATTACGAATTACGTGGTATTGATAAACCATCAGACCATGCGCCAATTTGGAGCACATTTAGTTAA
- the trpD gene encoding anthranilate phosphoribosyltransferase: MDNLQTLFDHLYQGKPLTREQMAQVFSAIIQGDMQPATMAGMLVALKMRGETIDEIAGAADALRQAAKPFPRSDASKQTGIVDIVGTGGDGHNTINISTTAAFVAAAAGAKVAKHGNRSVSSKSGSSDLLSHCGIALTMAPDAASQCLDKLGLCFLFAPHYHGGVKHAVPVRQALKTRTIFNVLGPLINPASPEFMLLGVYTLELIEPIAQVLHALGVKRAMVVYGSGLDEVALHDNTHVAELKDGVVRTYQLSPEDLGVNRADILQLTGGEPADNALITQAILQGKGLPAHRDAVAINAGCALYISGICDSVQAGTQLALTTLASGTAFTLLTDLAAASQAGEHHE; the protein is encoded by the coding sequence ATGGATAATCTGCAAACGTTATTCGACCATCTGTATCAAGGTAAGCCATTAACTCGTGAACAAATGGCACAAGTGTTTAGCGCTATTATTCAAGGTGATATGCAACCTGCAACCATGGCGGGTATGTTAGTGGCGCTAAAAATGCGCGGCGAAACCATTGATGAAATAGCCGGAGCGGCTGACGCATTGCGCCAAGCAGCTAAACCCTTTCCACGAAGTGATGCCTCAAAGCAAACTGGCATTGTTGATATTGTCGGTACTGGCGGCGATGGCCATAACACCATCAACATTTCTACTACTGCCGCTTTTGTTGCAGCAGCAGCAGGTGCAAAAGTAGCTAAACACGGTAACCGCAGCGTCTCAAGCAAGTCTGGCTCTTCTGACTTACTGTCACATTGCGGTATCGCGCTCACCATGGCGCCTGATGCAGCAAGCCAGTGTTTAGATAAGCTTGGTTTATGTTTTCTATTTGCGCCGCATTACCATGGCGGGGTGAAACATGCTGTGCCTGTAAGGCAAGCGTTAAAAACCCGTACTATTTTTAATGTGTTAGGCCCATTAATTAACCCAGCAAGCCCAGAATTTATGCTATTGGGCGTATATACACTTGAACTCATCGAACCTATTGCACAAGTGTTACATGCCCTAGGCGTTAAACGCGCAATGGTGGTGTATGGCAGTGGCTTAGATGAAGTGGCGCTTCATGATAATACTCATGTGGCAGAACTAAAAGACGGTGTGGTGCGTACTTACCAACTGAGCCCTGAAGATCTCGGCGTTAACCGTGCAGACATATTGCAGTTAACGGGTGGAGAACCAGCTGATAATGCCTTAATCACCCAAGCCATTTTACAAGGTAAAGGTCTACCAGCACATAGAGATGCGGTGGCGATTAATGCAGGTTGTGCTTTGTATATCAGTGGTATTTGCGACTCAGTTCAAGCCGGTACTCAGCTAGCGCTCACGACACTCGCCAGCGGTACAGCTTTTACCTTATTAACCGATTTAGCTGCCGCGAGCCAAGCTGGAGAACACCATGAGTAA